The Anaeromyxobacter diazotrophicus nucleotide sequence GGTCGGGCGCCCGAGCAGCGCGACGAGCGCGCCGCCCAGGTCCTTCGGCTCGGGCAGGGTGGCCGGGTCGAAGGCGTGCAGCGCCGGCAGCGCCGGGTGCGGGGTCATGGGGCGCTGGTAGCGCGGCGCGCCCTCGGTGAGCGGCTCGACCGGGAGGTCGGCCACCACCGCGTCGCCGGAGAGCACCCGCCAGCGGCCGCTGCCGGTGACGATGCCCACCACCGCCACGTCGAGGTCCCACTTCTCGCAGATGCGGCGCACCTCGTCCTCGCGGCCGTGCGCGGCGACGAGCAGCATGCGCTCCTGCGACTCGGAGAGGAGGACCTCGTACGGCGTCATCCCCTCCTCGCGGCGCGGCACGAGGTCGATGTAGAGGTCGAGCCCGTTGCCGGCCCGGCCGGCCATCTCGACCGAGGAGCTGGTGAGCCCGGCCGCGCCCATGTCCTGGATGCCGACCACCGCGTCGGTCTGGAAGAGCTCTAGGCACGCCTCGAGCAGCAGCTTCTCCATGAACGGGTCGCCCACCTGCACCGTCGGGCGCTTCTCCTCGGTGGAGGCGTCGAACTCGGCCGAGGCCATGGTGGCGCCGTGGATGCCGTCGCGCCCGGTCTTGGCGCCGATGTACATGACCGGGTTCCCGACCCCGGCCGCCTTGCCGCGGAAGATCTTGTCGGCCGGCAGCACGCCCACCGTGAAGGCGTTCACCAGGCAGTTGCCGTTGTAGCTCGGGTGGAACATCACCTCGCCGCCCACCGTCGGCACGCCCATGCAGTTGCCGTAGCCGGCGATCCCGCCCACCACCCCCTCGAGCAGGAAGGCGGTCTTGGGGTGCGCGGGGTCGCCGAAGCGGAGCGAGTTGAGGTTCGCCACCGGGCGGGCGCCCATCGTGAACACGTCGCGCAGGATGCCGCCCACGCCGGTCGCCGCGCCCTGGTAGGGCTCGATGTACGACGGGTGGTTGTGGCTCTCCATCTTGAAGGCGGCGGCGAGCCCGTCGCCGAGGTCGATGACGCCGGCGTTCTCGCCCGGCCCCTGCAGCACCCGCGGCCCCTGGGTGGGCAGGTTCTTGAGGTGAACCCGCGACGACTTGTAGGAGCAGTGCTCGCTCCACATGACCGAGAAGACGCCCAGCTCGGTCAGGTTGGGCTCGCGCCCGAGGTGGCGCTTCACCTCCTCGTACTCCTGGGGCGTGAAGCCGTGCCGCGCGACGACCTCGGGCGTGATCTCGCTCATGGGGAGGCGGATTCTAGCGGCGAGACCGTGGCAGGGCGAGCGCGGCGAGCGGCCAGCGCAACCCCGCCGGTGCGCGCGGGTTGAATGGACCGGGCCGGGCGATCGTCCGCCTGCCCGAAAGGAACTCCGCCATGACCTCGACCTCCTCCAGGATCGCCGCCGCCCTCCTCGCCGTCGCCCTCGCCGCCCCCGCCCTCGGGGCCGAGGTGGACCGCCGGGAGGCGAACCAGCAGGACCGCATCGCCCAGGGCGTGAGGAGCGGCGAGCTGACGCCGGGCGAGACCGCCCGCCTCGAGCGCAAGGAGGCGCGCATCGACCGCCAGATCAAGGCGGACCGCGCCGCGAACGGCGGCAAGCTCACCCCGGCCGAGCGCCGCCAGATCAACCGGGAGCAGAACCGCACCTCGCGGCAGATCTACCGGGCGAAGCACAACGACCGGAAGATGTGAGCGCGCGTCCCGCTCCCCGCTCCCCGCGCCGCGCTCCGGCGGGGAGCGGCCGCCGGCCGCCGCTCGGGCTAGAGTCGCGATCGGGCGCTTCCAGACGTCGCAGCGGGGCGGGAGATGAGCGCACTCGACGAGGCCCTCGACGCGATCCGCCGGCGCGACGCGGGGCGCGCCGAGGACCGCGCGCGCCGCGCCGTCGAGGAGGCGCCCGGCGCCGCCCGCGCCCGGGCCGCGCTGGCGCTGGCCCTCGTCCTGGCGCGGCGCGGCCGCGAGGCGCTCGCGGAGGCCGACCGGGCGGTCGCCGCCGCCCCCGGCGAGGCCTGGCCCCGCCTCGTCCGGGCGTCGGCGCTCCGCCTGCTGGGGCGCGGGCGCGAGGCGATCGCCTCCGCCGAGGAGGCGGTGCGGCTCGCGCCCGGCTCGCCTCGCGCGCAGCTCGGCCTGGCCCTCTCCCTCTTCGCCGCCGGGTACGGGGACGAGGCGCGCGGGCCGCTCGCGCGCGCCCGCGACGCCGTCCCCGAGGATCCGCTGGCGGTGCGGCTGCTGGGCGAGCTCGAGCTGCGTCGCGACCCGGCGGCGGCGGAGGCGATCTTCCGCGCCGCCTTGCGCGCCGACGCCCGCAGCGCCGACGCGCGCGCCGGCCTCTCCCGCGCCCTGGCGCGGCAGGGGCGAGCGGAGGAGGCCGAGGAGGCGTTCGAGGCGGCCGCGGCGCGGGACCCGTCGTTCACCGCCGACCGCGACGCCCGGCGCCGGGAGGTGGGCTCCTTCCTGCAGGCGACCGTGGCCGCGTTCGTCGTGGTCCTGTGCCTCCAGCTCGCCCAGGGGGTGATCGCCGGGCGCTGGCCGGCGGCGCGGGTCGCGGCGACCGCGCTCTCGTTCGTCGCGACCGCCGCGGTGCCGATCGCCCTCATCGCCTGGGCCTCGCTGCGGCTGCGGCGCGCCCGGGCCGGCGCCGCCCCCGACCCGCAGCTGCCGTCCCTCGCCGACGCCGTCCAGGAAGCCGCCACCTCTTCCGCTGGGCGCCCGCCGGGCGATCCCCAGCCCGCACCCCGGTGAACGTGCGCGCGAGCTATCGCGCCCGCCTCCAGACGACCTCGACGACCTCGGCGCCGATCGCCGGCGCCCGGTTCACCCACTTCATCTCGTCACCGCTGAGGGTGAGCTGGCGCTTCTGGTCCGCTCCCACCCAGTTCGGGAACGTGCTGGCCTCCGGGCGCAGGATGAGCACCCCGCCCGCGCCGTCGAGCCGGTAGGTGCCGAAGAACGACAGCGAGCCGGCGAGGACCGCCTTGTTCTCCTCGGGGGTCCCGGCCTCCCGCTTGCCGGCGGCGAACCTCGGAAGATCGGACCGGGCGATCATCAGGATGAAGCGGCCGCCGCGATCGAGCATCATGCAGCCCAGCGGGTGCGGGCCGAGCGGCTCCGTGGTCTTCCCTCCGTGGAGAGCCGTCTCGGAGACGAGCGTCCAGGTGCCGATCACGGCGTCGGCCGCCGCCTGCTGCGCGCGGGCGCTCCCCGCGAAGCCGAGCTGGAGGGCCGCGAGCAGGGCGAGCCTCACGATGGTGTTCATGGCGTTCCTCCTCGGCCGTTCGAGTCGAAGGCCTCGCCCCCTCAGCTGGCCGTGCCCGTCAGCTTGACGAACTCCACGCGCCGGTTGTTGGCGCGCCCCTCGGCGGTGTCGTTCGGGCCCATGGGCTTCGTCGCGCCGAGGCCCTTCGACACGAGCCGCTGCTCGGCGACGCCCTGCTTCACGAGCCAGGTCCTCACCGAGGCGGCTCGCCGCTCCGAGAGCGGACCGTTCACCTTTGGTCCGCCCTGGTCGTCGGTGTGCCCCTCGATCCGGAAGCGGAGCGCCGCGTCCTCGGTGAGGAGGGCCAGCACCGACCGCAGCGCCGGGCCGGACTCGGGCTTGATGACGTCGGAGCCGCTGTCGAACAGGATGCCGTGGGTGACGACGCGCCCCTCGCCGGCGAGCATGGCCTTGGGGTCCTTCCCCCCGCCCTCCGCGAGCTGGAAGCTCGTCACGCGCTCGTGATCGCCGGCGGGCCCTCCGCCGTAGACCGGACCGAAGCCGAGCCCGAGGCGGGTGATCGGGCGCTCCACCGCCTCCGGGTCGGAGAGGGCGCGCTCGCCGTCGATGTACACCTTCACCTGCGTCCCCGAGACCGCCACCGCGACGTGGTGGATCCCCTTCTCGAAGGGGTCCTTCCCGCGCGCGTTGGCGGAGGCCACCTCGCGCCCGTTCTCGTGGAAGACGATCGCGTGGCCGCCCTCGTTGCGCGGCTTCGAGAAGACGAGCTCGAAGGGCCCCTCGACGTCGGCGTCGAGCTCGATGGTGAACTTCTTCGGCAGGTCGCCCTTCACCGCGTAGCGCAGCCACTGGAGCGCCCCTTGCTGCCCGTCCTTCTGGTAACGCGCCTTGAGGAACCGCTTCCCGCCGACCTCGACCACCTCGACGGCGTTCCCGCCGCCGCCCTTGATGGTCCACTTGGCCGGGTACTCGCCGACGTCGGTGTCGCTGAAGTCGTCGCAGGCGAGCACCTTGTCGCCGCGGACGAAGTCGTACCGGTTGCCGTACACCTCGCCCGCCGCCGGCGCGGCGGCCGCCGGCGCCTCGCCCGCCGCCGGCTCCACCTTCGCGACGCCCCCGTCCTGAGGCTGCGGTTGCTGCGCTGGCTTGCCCTTGTCGACGCGCACCGCGCCCCGCGCGGCGTCCTCCGCCTGCTTCCCCACCTCGTCCGCGGCGCCGCGCTTCGCCCGCTCCTTCACCTGATCGAGCAGCCCGCCGAACTGCGCCTGCGCCGCGAAGGCGAACGCCAGCCCCGCCGCGACCCCCATCTTCCGCAGTGACATGCGTGGATCCCCCGCGCGGGGTTGTAGGTCGACCGGAGCGGTCGTGACCCAGCCCAGCGGGGGACGGCCTTCGGGCCTAAGCGCCCCGCGTCAGCTGCCGGGCACGCCGAGCCTGACGAACTCCACCCGCCGGTTGTTGGCGCGCCCCTCGGCGGTGTCGTTCGTGTCGATGGGCTTGGTCGCGCCGAGCCCCTTCGCCTGGAGCCGCCGCTCCTCGATCCCCTGCCTCACGAGCCAGGTCCTCACCGAGGCCGCGCGGCGCTCCGAGAGCGGGCCATTGACCTTCGCCCCGCCGACCGCGTCGGTGTGGCCCTCGACGGAGAAGCGCAGCGCGGGGTCGTCGGCGAGGAGCGCCTGGATCGCCCGCAGCGTCGGGCCCGACTCCGGCTGGAGGACGTCCGAGCCTGTCTCGAAGAGGATGCCGTGGGTGACGATGCGCCCGTCCCCGGCCAGCATCGTCTTCGCGTCCTTGCCTCCCTCGGCCAGCCGGAAGTTCGTGACGAGCTGGTGGTCGCCGCGCTCGTCGTGCGTGCCCTCGAAGGCGAGGCCGAGCCGGGTGATGGGCCGCACGACGCCGTCGGGGTCGGAGGCGACGCGCTCGCCGCCGACGTACACCTTCACCTGCGTCCCGGAGACCGCGATGGCGACGTGCCGTACGCCGCGGTCGTACGGGGTCTGTCCCTCGGTGTGCGCCGTGGTGACGCCGCGGCGCTCCCAGTTGAAGCGGACGCCCTGGCCACCCCAGTTGAGCGTCTTCGAGAACAGCACCGTGAACGGCGCCTGCATGTCGGCGTCGAGCTCGATCGTGAACTTCCTCGGCAGGTCGCCCTTGATCGGGTAGCGCAGCCAGTGCACCGAGTGCGGCTGCCCGTGCGGCTGGTAGCGCGTCTTCAGGAAGCGCTTCCCGCCCACCTCGACCACCTCGACCGCGTTCCCGCCGCCGTCCTTGAGGGTCCACTTCGCCGGATACTCGCCGACGTCGGTGTCGCCGAAGTC carries:
- the purL gene encoding phosphoribosylformylglycinamidine synthase subunit PurL, yielding MSEITPEVVARHGFTPQEYEEVKRHLGREPNLTELGVFSVMWSEHCSYKSSRVHLKNLPTQGPRVLQGPGENAGVIDLGDGLAAAFKMESHNHPSYIEPYQGAATGVGGILRDVFTMGARPVANLNSLRFGDPAHPKTAFLLEGVVGGIAGYGNCMGVPTVGGEVMFHPSYNGNCLVNAFTVGVLPADKIFRGKAAGVGNPVMYIGAKTGRDGIHGATMASAEFDASTEEKRPTVQVGDPFMEKLLLEACLELFQTDAVVGIQDMGAAGLTSSSVEMAGRAGNGLDLYIDLVPRREEGMTPYEVLLSESQERMLLVAAHGREDEVRRICEKWDLDVAVVGIVTGSGRWRVLSGDAVVADLPVEPLTEGAPRYQRPMTPHPALPALHAFDPATLPEPKDLGGALVALLGRPTVASKEWVYHQYDHMVRLVGAVRPGGDAAVVRLAGGDPVRARKGLALSVGANGRFCFLDPHLGAMHAVAECARNISCVGGEPLAVTDCLNFGNPEKPEIMWQLAEAVRGIAEACLALGTPVVSGNVSLYNETEGQGILPTPTIGMVGLVEPVERTCGAAFRRAGDVVAVVGELLGEVGGSEYLAAVHGKEAGRPPPLDLAREKAVQAVVRQAVKDGLLSSAHDCSDGGLAVALAECCMMDAPPPGGGAPPWLGAALRVPFPRRKDFILFGEEGSRIVVSLPPERWAELEALAQAAGAPLVRLGVVGGDRLEIQGAVSLPVAELAAAWRAGLPRVLGRAEAHFPPASG
- a CDS encoding tetratricopeptide repeat protein, with protein sequence MSALDEALDAIRRRDAGRAEDRARRAVEEAPGAARARAALALALVLARRGREALAEADRAVAAAPGEAWPRLVRASALRLLGRGREAIASAEEAVRLAPGSPRAQLGLALSLFAAGYGDEARGPLARARDAVPEDPLAVRLLGELELRRDPAAAEAIFRAALRADARSADARAGLSRALARQGRAEEAEEAFEAAAARDPSFTADRDARRREVGSFLQATVAAFVVVLCLQLAQGVIAGRWPAARVAATALSFVATAAVPIALIAWASLRLRRARAGAAPDPQLPSLADAVQEAATSSAGRPPGDPQPAPR
- a CDS encoding lipocalin-like domain-containing protein, yielding MNTIVRLALLAALQLGFAGSARAQQAAADAVIGTWTLVSETALHGGKTTEPLGPHPLGCMMLDRGGRFILMIARSDLPRFAAGKREAGTPEENKAVLAGSLSFFGTYRLDGAGGVLILRPEASTFPNWVGADQKRQLTLSGDEMKWVNRAPAIGAEVVEVVWRRAR
- a CDS encoding OmpA family protein, whose translation is MSLRKMGVAAGLAFAFAAQAQFGGLLDQVKERAKRGAADEVGKQAEDAARGAVRVDKGKPAQQPQPQDGGVAKVEPAAGEAPAAAAPAAGEVYGNRYDFVRGDKVLACDDFSDTDVGEYPAKWTIKGGGGNAVEVVEVGGKRFLKARYQKDGQQGALQWLRYAVKGDLPKKFTIELDADVEGPFELVFSKPRNEGGHAIVFHENGREVASANARGKDPFEKGIHHVAVAVSGTQVKVYIDGERALSDPEAVERPITRLGLGFGPVYGGGPAGDHERVTSFQLAEGGGKDPKAMLAGEGRVVTHGILFDSGSDVIKPESGPALRSVLALLTEDAALRFRIEGHTDDQGGPKVNGPLSERRAASVRTWLVKQGVAEQRLVSKGLGATKPMGPNDTAEGRANNRRVEFVKLTGTAS
- a CDS encoding OmpA family protein, coding for MACLAALGMATPAEAQFGGFLDKVKDRAARGAQDEVGKQAEQKAREAVRVDGKKPAPEKPKAAPAGEPAPGEAKPADAPPPGEVYGNRFDFVPGDRVLVYDDFGDTDVGEYPAKWTLKDGGGNAVEVVEVGGKRFLKTRYQPHGQPHSVHWLRYPIKGDLPRKFTIELDADMQAPFTVLFSKTLNWGGQGVRFNWERRGVTTAHTEGQTPYDRGVRHVAIAVSGTQVKVYVGGERVASDPDGVVRPITRLGLAFEGTHDERGDHQLVTNFRLAEGGKDAKTMLAGDGRIVTHGILFETGSDVLQPESGPTLRAIQALLADDPALRFSVEGHTDAVGGAKVNGPLSERRAASVRTWLVRQGIEERRLQAKGLGATKPIDTNDTAEGRANNRRVEFVRLGVPGS